Part of the Falco naumanni isolate bFalNau1 chromosome 3, bFalNau1.pat, whole genome shotgun sequence genome is shown below.
CGGCTGGGAGCCGGAGAGCTGGTccgcggcggggcggcagcTGCCGGCCGCCGGCTGCGGGGGAGGGGACTCCCCGCGGCATCTCCTGCACGGAGCGCTCTCacacctgccagctccccccgccgcccgcacccGGACCCGCTccaccgccgccccccgggcaCTCCCTCGCCGGCCCTCACTGCGGGCTCGGGGCAGCCACCGCAGGAGCCGCCCGGGCGGtgcggccccgcccccccggctccGCCGCTCCCAGCCCGCCACAGCCCCGCCCGCGGgcgcccccgccgcgctccgctcCGGTCCGCTCCGCCGGCAGCCCGCTGGCGAGGCGCAGGAGCGGCGGTGGATCCGCCgctgggagcggggctgggctCGGCGCTGGGAGCCGCAGCCAGCTCACGCAGTCgcagggaagaggagcagccgggagcggcggcggaggcgggagcccgcccgccgcccgaGCACGGCGCGGAGGATCGGCACATCCCCGTTCCACCGGGGGCGGCTCTGccgccccccccttcccctccctccctccctccctccctccccgcccctccgGAGCGCCATCCCTGCGAGTTTCCCTCGCCGCCCGTGCCGTCGCCGGGCGCCCGCCTCCGCATCTCGCGCGCCATCAACTCCGGGAGCCGCCGGCGGAGGGCAGGGGCCCGAAGTTACCGCCAGCCCGGTGGAAAGTAGCGGCAAGGGGAAGGGATCGGACGCCAGcacagcccggcccggccggaGGGAGCTGGCGCAGCGCGCCGCCACCCGCAGCTCCCCGGCCGGAGGCTGGCCCCGGGCCGCGCTGGCCGGGGCAGAGCGACGCGCCCGGCCCGCGCCGGACCCGCTGCGGTAAGACGGGGACGCCGGGCATGAGCAGACGGAggcccccggccgcggcgggggagCGTGCGGGggcgcgcccgccgccgccgccgaaACTTGTGCAAGTTctgcggccccggggcggcggggccgggcggcggcggcgggcgcccTCTGCTggccgcgggcggcggcggcttggcgcgggggggcgcggcgggcgccgTGAGGCTTCGtcccggggccggcggggccgggggcgcctCGGGCGGCGCGGCAgcaggcggcggggggcggTCTGGCTGCTTTCCCTCCTCACGCCTTCGCTTCGCCGGCAGAACCAGGGCTGTGCTTTAGATACGcgtacaattttattttgtttttatttgagcTCCGTTTAATTTTGGTGGCGCGTTTGCGATTTATTTCCTTGGGTAGCTCCTGACGGTGTTACGAGAGAATCCGCCCAGAGACCCCGTAGGCACGCaggaaaaggtgaaataaaGTGGGCTTAAGTAGCTAGTCTGAATTGCTTTTCTGCCGAAGATAAATTTTGTGGAACTTTGAAAATggtcctttttttaaaaaaaaaaaaaaaaatctctaaaagaaaagctgtattaaGTCATCTTTCTGAGAAACTTAGAAGTACTTTGTTATCTTAAGTACTTTAAATATGTTCTGACACCTATAGAGCTTCAgagaaattttgtttctgtttccacagaaagAGCCAACATGCAAAGTAGAAGGAAACCCGAAACtgttcttttaacaaaaaaatattggcTTTCTGCCTCCTTCGcatgtttcctttttgcttcatAACGGAAAGAGCAGGATTACCTGAATCACTGAGGCAAAATTTGGGCATCATTAGCTGAAGATAAGATGAAAGAAGACTTGAAAATATGTCGATGCTCCATGACTATTAATTAAGACACACCTTTCATTAACAGAGGGGAATAGTGGTAAAAGCACTGCAGTTTCATCAAAAGGAGCTAATGGAGGATCTAtgttgattattatttttattttaatttattttttcttcccactctcCCATGAGTCCTAAAAGAGAAAGATAGAAAGAGTGTATGTGGAAATTGAGATAAGGTGAAGGCTGAAGACAGTAACTTCAGTTTTGGAGTCTCTTTTCCCAGTGCTGTGAATTCCCTGTTTCatcaaatatataatttatttaaaacaatgtgTAATAATTTTGTGATCAGTGGAGTTTTGTCAGCTCCAGAAGTGGAATTTGACCTCatggaaagctttttaaaaaagtaaatgtatgcctccaatttcttcttttcaagtTACTGGGCATTGTGAACCAGTGTTTTATATGCATGTCCTagagattttactttttccctgattttaatatttatgtatttagaTTTAGTGTTTTGTTTGAGAAAATTGTGACCAGACAAGGCACCTGAGATTTGAGTTTTCAAGAGCCTTGTTATTTCAATATTGCAGCTCTGATTACTGACTGTCTGTTACAATGCACAGTACACACTAAATCTTTTCTCCTCAAAATATGCCTTAAGATGTTCACTTTTGTACTAACTGGATCAAAGTTTGATAACTGAACATTGTGTTTTGTTAGGAAATGCATGcctggggaagaggagctgcCTAATGGATCATGGCTCTGATGTTCACAGGGCATACTTTATTTCTAGCATTAACGATGTTTGCTGTCTTCACTTTTGAAGAATCTGTAAGCAATTACTCTGATTGGGTGACTTTCGTAGAAAATGTAGATCAATATGAAAAACAGCAACTTGAAGGTCTTAGTGCtgagcagaaactgaaaaaaacagttcttcATCCAAGCTTGTATTTCAGCGCTGAAGATGTTGAGGCACTGAGGCAGAAGGCTCATACAAGCCATTTGCATCTATTTAGAGCCATCAGAAGTGCGGTGATGGTTATGCTATCGAACCCTTTATACTACTTACCTCCACCCAAGCATGTTGATTTTGCTGCAAAGTGGAATGAGATTTATGGTAACAATCTGCCACCTCTAGCATTTTATTGTTTGCTGTGCCCCGAAGATAAAGCTGCGTTTGATTTTGCTCTAGAGTATATGGATAGAATGGCTGGCTACAAAAACTGGTTGGTTGAGAATGCACCTGGAGACGAAGTGCCACTTGGTCACTCCCTAACAGGATTTGCCACTGCTTTTGACTTCTTGTATAATTCACTGGAAGATGAGAGAAGGCAAAAATACCTGGAGAAGATATGGTCTGTAAGTGAGGAAATGTATGAGTACTCAAAGGTTCGTTCCTGGGGAAAGCAGCTTCTCCATAATCACCAAGCAACCAACATGCTTGCTTTGCTTATCGGGGCTTTAGTTGCAGGGGTGGACAGAGGATCTCAGGCAAATATTTGGAAACACACTGTTGTTGATGTGATGgaaaaaacaatgtttctgCTCAATCATATTGTAGACGGGACTCTCGATGAAGGAGTAGCTTATGGGAGTTACACAGCCAAGTCGGTAACGCAATATGTTTTCCTGGCCCAGCGCCACTTCGGTATTAACAATTTGGAGAATAACTGGCTCAAAATGCACTTTTGGTTTTACTATGCCACCCTGTTACCAGGCTTTCAGAGGACAGTGGGCATAGCGGATTCTAATTACAACTGGTTTTATGGTCCTGAGAGCCAACTGGTTTTCTTGGATAAGTTTATTATGAAGAATGGAGCTGGCAACTGGCTGGCACAGCAGATTAGAAAACACAGACCCAAGGATGGGCCAATGGTGCCGTCCACGGCACAGAGGTGGAGCACACTACACACTGAATTTATATGGTACACTGCTGAAATCACTCCTCAGCCGCCTCCTGACTATGGTATGGCTAAAATGCATGTGTTTCCGAACTGGGGAGTTGTTACTTATGGGGCTGGACTGCCAAATAGTCAGACAAACACCTTTGTGTCCTTCAAGTCTGGAAAACTTGGTGGACGTGCTGTCTATGATATTGTTCACTTTCAACCGTATTCCTGGATTGATGGGTGGAGAAGTTTCAATCCGGGACATGAACATCCTGATCAGAACTCTTTCACTTTTGCTCCCAATGGACAGGTGTTTGTATCTGAGGCTCTTTATGGACCTAAACTGAGCCATCTGAACAATGTTTTGGTCTTTTCTCCATCTCCTACGAGCCAGTGCAACCAGCCTTGGGAGGGACAGCTAGGTGAGTGTGCCCAGTGGCTGAAGTGGATTGGTGATGAGGTTGGAGACTCAGCTGGAGAAATTATAACAGCTTCCCAGGCTGGAGACATGATGTTCGTGAGTGGTGAGGCAGTATCTGCTTACACATCAGCAATGAAACTGAAAAGTGTGTATCGCATTTTGCTGCTCTTAAATTCTCAAACATTGTTAGTAGTAGACCATATCGAGAAGGAAGAAGACTCTCCTGTTAATTCTGTCAGTGCCTTTTTTCATAATCTTGACAttgattttaaatacatacCCTATAAATTTAAGAACAGATACAATGGAGCTATGATGGATGTGTGGGATGCCCACTACAAGATGTTTTGGTTTGATCATCATGGGAGTAGTCCTGTTGCTAGGATACAGGAGGCAGAACAAGCTGCTGAATTCAAAAAGCGATGGACTCAGTTTGTAAATGTTACCTTTCCAATGAAAAACACACTTACAAGGATTGCTTACCTTTTCTATGGCCCATATGTCAATGTTTCTGACTGTAGACTCATAGATAATGCTAAATATGGATTTCAGATTTCACTCAGTGTcaacaacactgaaaataccaTCTCTGTTGTGACTGAATATCAGAATTTAAAGACAAGGTTTGATTACTTAGGATTCGGTGGTTTTGCAAAAGTAgttcatgaaaacaaagtgaCTAAGTTTGGTCTAGGTACTGAATCCAtgaaaaaacagataaaaaataGTAGGGTAGCTTTCCCATTTGGATTCAAAGTGAGCATAATTGCAGGGTTAATTTTGGGTGTTAGTTTGGTCATACTGGGTTTTCAGTGGCGGTTTTATGTATCCTTTGGTAAAATGTTGCGTTGGATCCTGATACTGGTTGTCACATTGTGGCTTATTGAGTTGGTGGATGTGTGGAGCATGTGTACTCAGCCTATCTGTGCAAAGTGGAGCAGTGACATGACAAGGCTGGAACATGATAAAGGCAATAAAGCCAAACAATTAGAAGGAAACCCTGATGTTTTGCCAGATGTTATCATTACTTCACTTCCTGCTTCTGGtgcagaaattttaaaacagctgttttTCAATAGCAGTGACTTCTTATACATCAGGATACCTACACCCTATCTCGAAATTCCTGAGACTGAATTTGAAATTGATTCCTTTGTAGATCCATGTGAATGGAAGGTTTCTGATGTCCAGAATGGTCATTTTCATCGTATCCAGGGGTGGCTCCAGTCTCTGGTTCAAGACACAAAGTTACATTTACAAAACATTCATTTATATGAAGCCAGCAAAAGTAAAATTGCTCAGCATTCTACCAtaagcaaagacaaaaagaaaagaaccaaAAAGAGAGAATCTTTGTCAGAGCAAAGAAGCAGGGCAAGAGGGAGTCAAGATAAAGATGCTGAATATATTAGGGAACTGAGAAGACATCTCGTCTATTATCCTAATGCACGACCTGTACTTAGCTTAAGTAGTGGGAGCTGGACATTAAAGCTTCCCTTCTTTCAGGAAATCCTAGGACTGTCAATGAGAGCATTATATGTAGTGAGGGACCCACGGGCGTGGATCTATTCAATGTTGTACAAAAATAAGCCAAGCCTTTACTCCTTGAAAAACGTTCCACAACACTTGGCTGCAATGTTTAAAGGGCAGAATGgtaaaggaaaatgcagtttaaatgAAGGCTATGCCTTTGAATATGAATCATTAAGAAAAGAACTCTCAAATTCTAATTCAAACGCTGTTTCTGTGTTGTCCTATTTATGGCtagcaaacacagcagcagcattgaGAATAAATGGGGACTTGCTGCCAACAAATTATCACCTGGTCAAGTTTGAAGATATTGTGAGCTTTCCTCAGAAGACGGCTGAAAcaatttttgcctttcttgGTATTCCTCTTCCCCCTGCTAGTTTAAACCAAATATTATTTGCCACCTCCACCAGTCTTTTCTATCTTCCTTATGAAGGGGAAATTTCACCAAGTAGCATTCATGCCTGGAAACAGAACATGCCCAATGAAGAAATTAGACAGATTGAAGATATCTGTTGTTCTCTAATGGACCACTTAGGATACCCAAAGTTTATAGAATAAATGCTGCTGGTCAGCAGGAATTTGCACTAATGATCTCTGACTCCCAATTTGTGAAAAAATATTAGAGAAGTTTGTTTATTCTTGTAAAATGTGTATAGTCTGCTACTTTCAGAGagattattttaagaaaaaagatagTTGTTCTTGTgactgtggttttggtttgttgtgtgtgtgtttgtttgttggtcttgtttttttaaaaaaaataaaatccccccaaaaaaacaaaaaaaaccaaacaaaacaacaaaacctaaaaccaCTTGCAACTActtttgctgcctttaaaaaaagggtgTGTGAATCTTTGCAGAACTACCAGCTGGGGACTCTCTAGCTCAGGGGATTAGTAATAGAATATGGAGATTTTCACCTCCAGTTCACCAGTTTGACTCCAGCCCAAGTGGTTAGTTCCTGAAAGTACTTACCATCTGATGACTGTATGACAGCTTTTATGAAATTAAACTGGTTAAACTGGCCCTGTTCCCAATGGTGATAATTAGCCCCTTTGGACAGGTTTACTGATGCATTCTTTCTGTGTCTCACTGGTCAATATGGTGGTGCAAAATAAACATAAGCTGATATTTAAGGCTGTTCAGCATCCCTTCAGCAGGAGGAAACAGAACATTTGAGTGAATCTAGTTCCTTATTTACAGTCTCAGCAGACAGGCCTAGGACTGGAATGGACATGGATACTGAATATCGTTATAGGACATGGTTCCTTCAGCTCAGAGGTGTGGCACTTGTACTGTGTTTTGTGCTTTGAcgaaaaaaaagacttaattcTCCATGCCTGACAATATGGTACGCTTTGTGAGCCTGAAGTAAACTatccagagaaaaagaaatgggacTAAATCTCAGAAACCAACCAGATCTCCCAAACAAGCAGTTAAATTTGGAGATTTTGTGTAGCTTTGACCTGCCTCAACCTAACTTAATTTTGAAGTTTGTTAACATCTTGGCTCCTTGAGCTGCTTTACCCTGTACCTCCTGCCTAAGAGGTTCTGcaagcattttctctttctgtagtGAGACTTTTCCATCCTTCTTTGTTGTAACACATTTCTCTGCTGATTTTGTGCATAGTTATCACTGAGACTGGTGCAAATATTTGGTGTCATTGTCAATGGCTTATTGTTGATGTCTGCATAAAATGGCAATCTGAGATTCAGAGGATCTTAAATAAATCTCCAGGTCTGTGTTGCTGAGgggtgttttgcttttctgtacaATGAATTTCTGAAGGACAGCCATTGCTAACCTCAGGTCTTCTTTCAGAGAGGagagaaatctgaaaatcaCCTGTGATCAGCAACCCAACATTTGGGTGATGTTTCCCCACAGTAAACCATTTCCAAAGTTGTCTTGATTTTTATCACGATTGGTGTTTAACATGGTACTGTAATATGGTATTGGTTTGGAAACAGATAGGCTTGATAGAATAGATGTGTCTTTGTCATagcttattttcttcctgagtCACACTCTTTCTTTGTGCATgctctatatatatatatatatatatatatatatatgcatatatatattcacatttCCCAATTTAACTTGCTCAGCATTCTTTGGAAATGAATGCATATTATAAATGTCTGCAGATGTGTAGATCAGATCACAAAGACACATCTGTTTCCTTTACCATCTGGTTTTTATTACAAATGGAATTGTCTTGAAATATGCTTCAGATGGTTTGTGGGAGCTGGGATCAGAGTTTCGGCTTATTATATTGAAATATGCACGTAATTACTGTTTATTTGGGTGGTTCGCATTTGACAATGTCAAAGGTGCAGTGACTTTCTTTGTACAGATTACAGGTACCTTTGCTGATTTTTAACATAAAGGagttcttctctttccttccaatCTTACTATTACGTCCCTGTCTTACTCTGCTGTCTTGTCCCTCCCATATGTACATTTCACATCCTTTGGAGCACATTGTGATATCTCATTATGACCTAGATAAAAACAACTCTTTCTTGGCCACTCATTAGTACAGGgatcctcaaactttttaaacagggggctggcgtgcggatgaagtggcaggcagtcatctgcggctgcttgttccccccccgcccccaaccaCCGgcggggggggtgtctgtaaataccgggggctggattgaggaccctgggggctgtatccggcctgcgggccgtagtttgaggacccctgcattAGTATGTCAAAATAGGCCTCTAGCATGATAAAGCTATTAATATTTTGTGGTCTCACGAATCATAACTTAGCTGTCATTTACCAGCAGtagttgttttttcccccttcagtCTTGGATTTCACCCCTGGCTAGGTGGAATGCCCTGTTAAGAGGAATATTAAACAAGTTAAGATACACTGACATGTTAGTGAAACTTTGGTTTCCAAGTATCATTCCCTCAAATTGGCTTCTCTCTGAAGCCATTTTTGAtcatatgttaaaaataaaaaggtattaATGTCTGTACAGTCTGTACTTGACAGaataattttcagcatttgCCTTCTATTTCCAGGATTTACGTTCTAGAATCAGAGCaaataaaaaggcttttctctGTCAGATGTTTTAGGGTAGCTGAAGGTAAGAATTAAGACTGACTGTGTATTTGTGGAAGTAGAAAGAGAACTTTGAATCCAAATCCATTCTTGAAAGTACCATATGGAATGCCACAATAGCCTATAAAACAacttttgtttgattttgagGAGTTAAGATGGACAGAATTGTCTGTCTGGAGCGttatctctgctgcttttggttATCCCATGCACTTAACATTTATAATAGCATCGTTGCTGTCATTATATGTGCAAGATCTAGGagccatttcttttctgcactgtACCTTCCAGGTTCAAAGAATGCATATTACTCAGATTTTGTTGCAATGTGTGTTCCTTATGCAGATGCAAAAAGGTAGAAGAGaactctgctttatttttagatcTTGTTTTGAGGGCAAATACATTATAAGCATTATGCTAAAAATACGtagaaggaaaagctgtgtcTTTGAAAACAACAGAGTAGGAATGGCTAATATATGACAAGTCTTCAATTTACAATCGAATAGTTGTTTTGTTGAGTTTTAAATGATAAGCTACATGACCACTTGACCAAGGTTAGTACCAAACGAGGTAGCCCATCTGTGGAGCTGAATGACATGTGTTGAGATTGTGGCCCTCTACCTGTATGAACAGCAACTCAAGacacagcagaaagctgaaTAAACATGCATATAGTTGATGAGAATGCCCACTAAAAACTGCAGATCTGGGACTTCGCAGAATAAATTTCAGTGGCACTATCCATAACATGACAGTTGTGGTATTAAGAAGCCTGTGGAGGCCTggtgataaaataaataaataaataaataaataaaaaaccagaaCCAGCTTGCTTTCTCTATTAAACGATAAATTCCAATTTTATGTCTGTGTTGATCCTAAGTCAAATTGGTCATTAAatagatctttttctttttcttatgcaAGTGTTCTTACTGAGGCTATGGTGTCTCTGTGTATGAAGAATATGAGTGCAATGTTATAATATGAAATGATTTTGTGGGTGTGCAGAACTATCCTCAAAATTCTATTCTATCACAGGcatccaaaggaaaaatgatCACTACATAGACACAGATATTAACCTCCCATTTTCTCCCTATATTAATGTTTAAGACTGTCAGTAAAATTTGAGAATTGTTAGgtctttttgaaaaacatgtcTGTTTAGGTACATTGTATTGAAAAGTGTTCTGGCACTTTCAGTTACACTCTTCTGAAAACTAGTCTCAGTACTACTTCttaattttgcttcctttttctccctgtgttAAATGTtgataattatttatattatgtCGTAATTTGGCCTGTCCAATTCTGAGACAGCTAAGATTTTGAGGTATTGTAAAAAGGCAGGCTTTATTTAAATGTGTCTATTTCTGAATCATATTTAGAAgcctaagaaaaataaatgccaagGAAAGCATTTCAGTTATTTACTTTGTACTAAGTGACGTTGGCCCTGGGGAGATGCACATGGGTCTTGGCATTCAGAGTTCTATCAAATCACATGAATCTAGTCTCTCAGTGTGCCTAAATGCCTCTATTGCTCCCAGTAGGCTTTTCCCAAGAGCGATGTTTGTGGAGATGAACTGCAGTATCATGGTCATATTGGTTCCTTTCACCCTCTTGGCATGCAGTTGGCACGCAGTCCTCATGGGATTTATGTTTGAACAGTTAATTTGCCAGATCCAGAGTTGAATTTCTGTACAAGAGCCTCaattatatgtaaaatatacGGCACAATTCATCTGACAATGTAATACTATTCTGATAGTGTTAGAAtgcaaatcaaacaaaaatgcaCTTCAGGTTTTATAAAGTTATTGGTAACTGATTTGTAAAGCTGCAGTCATGggattattactttttttaagcataaaaaCAGTTTCACTTGCTGTTGAAACTTCATGATGTGACTGCTAGGGGAGTCCTCACTATGCCTTGACAGTCAATTATTTCCATTGTTAGTCTCAGAGGCACTATTTATTTGATGAACATGAACATGTAATCTGGAATTAATACTGCATTtgctgaaaacatttgaaatgcaCAGTTCAAGAttaaggataaaaatatattacctCAGTATTTCTGTAAGTTCCAAAAATTATCCCCTTTGAGAGTGTGTGAAAGGAGTGGTTTAGGTCAGGTCACTTAAAAAATTACTACCAAAGGGTCTGAGCGAAAAAGgtttaatatgaatttgtaGAATTGTGACTGCACAAGATTTGatggcaaggttcactctaTTACATACTATATGGAATAAATGCACAGAGATAAATCAAATTACAATTGAGTCAGAGTAGAGTTGGAAAAACTTTATAAAGATCAAAGGCATAAGAGCGTAAAGGAGATCCTCCCACTGAGTCCGAGGTTTGGAGTGGaccccccttgctttctaaactcttgtAGAGTTTAGATGTGGCTAAATCCAGTTTTAGGctcagacttggtcaacagTTTATGGTTAATGGAAGAGATACAGAGAGTGGGGTAAAGAATAAAGGAGACCCTTCTACTGAATCACAAGGTTCAGAGTAAATGCTGGTGCTTTCTGAGCTCTTACAGAGTCTACATGTGGCTAGGTCCAATCTTAGTCTCAGATTTGGACAACGCTTTGTATCTGAAGGGGGGAGAGAATGTTCATAATTCAAAATTATCCATAGGATTTtagcagcaaataaaatactaaataaaatttGTTCAAATCACAAAAAATATCCTAACTACTTCAAGCTTACAATGCATGTCATAACAAAGGTATGCCTGTTAAAAGTTCCTTTTGAATTCAGTGAAATAGTTACATCTAATGCCTTTTGCATTCCTCAGCAGGTGAAGTTGAACCTCGAGGAGCAGGGGTATCAGCCCAAGTCTCTTCAGCTTCCCACAGTGGTCCCCCTCGTATCACAAACTTGGTGGTTTGCGAGCTCTGAGCAATGTCCCACTCAGAGGGAGGTGCTGGTTGCAGCTCGTTTGTCCAGGAGAGCTCAAAAGGGTCTCACTTTGGACTGCTGTTAATAAGGTTGTGAGATTATTGGCTTTAGCCATCTGCATATTTCCATCCTGGCCACAATCTGAgtctgtaattttttcaaaaattccaAGAACAATGATATCATTCCACTTGGGTTATCACTCAGGCTACAATCTGGGCAGCATTCCGGGGTTGTTAGAGAATAACTGGTTGTCTCCATTCTTGTTCCCTGCTTTGACCAGTTAATGGGAGTTCCGGACAGTGCCGTTCTCTGCCTTGGCTGAGTAAGGGTTTCTGGTATGGTCAAGGGGGGTTCAGCCATCCGGCTCATTACTGAAGGCACTGAGGCCTAGTTGGCAGCTTCTGGGGTTGTCAAAGGGGGAGAGGTGCACCACCACAGCGTGGACAGTATGTTGGATTCCATATGTTGGAATATTTTATAATTAGAAACTGTGATATATAGAGAGATATATAGGTGACTTGGAAGTAATTtatcaaaattacttctttttactTGctcatcaaattatttttttcaagaggaTAAGTACAGGTTCTTAAAACGCTTCTATGATCAGGGCATCATaagccttccttccttcctctggaCTCCCTTTTAGCTTTGGTTCACACTAAAACCTTTGTTTAAATCTCATCATGACTGCGGTGTTTTCCAAGTGAGGAGTCTGTCTGGATACTGTTATAGTCTCAAATTccattttattgtatttcagtGTGGAATATCATGGACTGAGTCACAGATCAAATCCCTAAATTGTTAGCTGTTCAGATTGGGTCATAAGTGGAATGATACCTTGCTGACCTCCGTGAATGTTGCAGTATTGATTTAAACAAGGCCGAAATAATATCTTCTACTGTTATCAAACTATTATAATCTACTTAGGCTGAATATTCCAAACCAGCAGAACTTACAGGAAGTAAATACCTCAAGTGATCCTGAAAGATTACTGTTCTTGTTATTTGataaataaaggaaatgtattttataaatgtaaaaaatacaaattgctCTGTAACTCTAATCAAAGCTACCTGCAGGCTGTCGTGATAAATTTATAAACTCATAAAAAGAGGTATAGAAACAAATGGATATTCCAAATTATGTACAAAGCATAGTTTCAAATGTCAGGACTTTGATTTTCTTTAGTCAGGAGAAACTTGCCGATATGTGATCTACACTATTCACATAAAGGATGTGAATTGGTAATGTTGTGctgtctctgaaaatatttaataatggGAAAGTGCTGTTTCGCATTACCaaaatgttactgttttaaattaaacGATACATCTTTTGAGCTGACAATATGCTGAGAGTTATATGTAATGTAGGAGAAAAAAGACAGTCTGATTTCATTCTCACCTAACAATAATTTCTGAAAGGTTCTTTTATGCTCGTATAAGCTCAATATTTAGTTTACTATCTTACTAAGAAACATATTGTGGTGTTTAAGAATATGACCTGAATTAATCAATCTCGCATTAGGTAATTTAACTTTCACAGCTAAATAAGGAGCCTTGTCACTCTAGAATCAATGGAAATTGAGTGTTGCCTTCAAAGGTAAATCAGACATTGCTTACCTCTTTGCAGATCCTTGAAAGCCGGGAGTGACTAGATTCTTTCTTTAGGCCCACTGAAAGGCCTCAAGTGGGGtgaatttggttttaaatgtgTATGGCCTTACATCTAAGTTGATTTTTGTGTCTGAGCAGTTCTAGTGCATACAGTGTCCATACAAAATTTTGTGAGACATcttgcataaaataaaaatgttgttagtaaaataatacttttgtgttatccccccctttttttttttctccttaaattaTTTCACCACTTAGGATATTAAAAAACTTTGTGATATGGTCAAgtgtatgtatttaaatttttaaaatattgctggttttgtttgttttcaatgtgGAAGCCAC
Proteins encoded:
- the DSEL gene encoding dermatan-sulfate epimerase-like protein, which produces MALMFTGHTLFLALTMFAVFTFEESVSNYSDWVTFVENVDQYEKQQLEGLSAEQKLKKTVLHPSLYFSAEDVEALRQKAHTSHLHLFRAIRSAVMVMLSNPLYYLPPPKHVDFAAKWNEIYGNNLPPLAFYCLLCPEDKAAFDFALEYMDRMAGYKNWLVENAPGDEVPLGHSLTGFATAFDFLYNSLEDERRQKYLEKIWSVSEEMYEYSKVRSWGKQLLHNHQATNMLALLIGALVAGVDRGSQANIWKHTVVDVMEKTMFLLNHIVDGTLDEGVAYGSYTAKSVTQYVFLAQRHFGINNLENNWLKMHFWFYYATLLPGFQRTVGIADSNYNWFYGPESQLVFLDKFIMKNGAGNWLAQQIRKHRPKDGPMVPSTAQRWSTLHTEFIWYTAEITPQPPPDYGMAKMHVFPNWGVVTYGAGLPNSQTNTFVSFKSGKLGGRAVYDIVHFQPYSWIDGWRSFNPGHEHPDQNSFTFAPNGQVFVSEALYGPKLSHLNNVLVFSPSPTSQCNQPWEGQLGECAQWLKWIGDEVGDSAGEIITASQAGDMMFVSGEAVSAYTSAMKLKSVYRILLLLNSQTLLVVDHIEKEEDSPVNSVSAFFHNLDIDFKYIPYKFKNRYNGAMMDVWDAHYKMFWFDHHGSSPVARIQEAEQAAEFKKRWTQFVNVTFPMKNTLTRIAYLFYGPYVNVSDCRLIDNAKYGFQISLSVNNTENTISVVTEYQNLKTRFDYLGFGGFAKVVHENKVTKFGLGTESMKKQIKNSRVAFPFGFKVSIIAGLILGVSLVILGFQWRFYVSFGKMLRWILILVVTLWLIELVDVWSMCTQPICAKWSSDMTRLEHDKGNKAKQLEGNPDVLPDVIITSLPASGAEILKQLFFNSSDFLYIRIPTPYLEIPETEFEIDSFVDPCEWKVSDVQNGHFHRIQGWLQSLVQDTKLHLQNIHLYEASKSKIAQHSTISKDKKKRTKKRESLSEQRSRARGSQDKDAEYIRELRRHLVYYPNARPVLSLSSGSWTLKLPFFQEILGLSMRALYVVRDPRAWIYSMLYKNKPSLYSLKNVPQHLAAMFKGQNGKGKCSLNEGYAFEYESLRKELSNSNSNAVSVLSYLWLANTAAALRINGDLLPTNYHLVKFEDIVSFPQKTAETIFAFLGIPLPPASLNQILFATSTSLFYLPYEGEISPSSIHAWKQNMPNEEIRQIEDICCSLMDHLGYPKFIE